From Pseudoalteromonas viridis, the proteins below share one genomic window:
- a CDS encoding Fe-Mn family superoxide dismutase, which produces MAFELPSLPYAINALEPHISQETLEFHHGKHHNTYVVKLNGLIQGTDLENKSLEEIVCNSEGGVFNNAAQIWNHTFYWHSLAPNGGGEPTGKVAELINAKWGSFAAFQEAFNDKAVNNFGSSWTWLVQLADGSLDIVNTSNAATPLTEEGVTPIITVDLWEHAYYIDYRNVRPDYLKGFWALVNWDFANENLA; this is translated from the coding sequence ATGGCTTTTGAACTACCGTCACTTCCTTATGCTATCAACGCGCTTGAGCCGCATATTTCTCAGGAAACACTTGAGTTCCACCACGGTAAACACCACAACACATACGTTGTAAAACTGAACGGCCTTATCCAGGGCACAGACCTTGAGAACAAATCTTTAGAAGAAATCGTATGTAACTCAGAAGGCGGCGTATTCAACAACGCAGCACAGATCTGGAACCACACTTTCTACTGGCACAGCCTGGCACCAAATGGTGGTGGCGAACCTACTGGCAAAGTAGCAGAGCTTATCAACGCTAAATGGGGCTCATTTGCTGCATTCCAGGAAGCGTTCAACGATAAAGCAGTAAACAACTTCGGTTCTAGCTGGACTTGGTTGGTACAACTTGCAGACGGTTCTTTAGACATCGTTAACACGTCTAACGCAGCGACTCCGCTTACTGAAGAAGGCGTAACGCCAATCATCACTGTAGACCTGTGGGAACACGCTTACTACATCGATTACCGCAACGTTCGTCCAGATTACCTAAAAGGTTTCTGGGCACTGGTTAACTGGGATTTTGCAAACGAAAACCTTGCTTAA
- a CDS encoding response regulator, whose amino-acid sequence MSTPVLICDDSKLARRQLARSLPDDWDIKVEFAEHGLDCIEKIKAVSPEILFLDLNMPHMDGYEVLQAINEQGLNVLTVVVSGDIQPNAHQRVMELGAIDFIRKPCDAAKLEEIITHHGIKDKAIRANLVHKLGEQLEPEIRDIYQEITNVAMGQAGDLLARLLNVFVELPIPNVNVLEVNELHMALQAIDASATTSGVCQGFIGGGVSGEALLLLNDSSFKEIASLMSYQGELNQKVELELLMDISNILIGAILTGLSKQLDMPFSQGHPVVLGQHCEVSELVKANKARWQRTLAIEISYGIENHDINCDLMLLFTEDSLKTLKYKVEYLLED is encoded by the coding sequence ATGTCAACACCTGTCCTGATATGCGATGATTCTAAATTGGCTCGCCGGCAACTGGCGCGGTCATTGCCGGACGACTGGGATATTAAAGTGGAATTTGCTGAACATGGCCTGGATTGCATTGAAAAGATAAAAGCGGTCTCTCCCGAGATTCTGTTTTTAGACCTGAACATGCCTCACATGGATGGATATGAGGTTTTACAAGCAATAAACGAACAAGGATTGAATGTTTTGACAGTCGTCGTCTCTGGAGATATCCAGCCAAATGCGCACCAAAGAGTCATGGAACTGGGTGCAATAGATTTTATTCGAAAGCCTTGTGATGCGGCAAAACTCGAAGAGATAATCACGCATCATGGGATCAAAGACAAAGCCATTCGGGCTAACCTGGTACATAAGCTCGGTGAGCAACTTGAGCCTGAGATCCGTGATATTTATCAGGAAATCACCAATGTCGCTATGGGGCAGGCGGGCGACTTGCTGGCCCGGTTGCTGAATGTCTTCGTAGAATTACCTATCCCCAATGTAAACGTCTTGGAAGTCAATGAGCTACATATGGCACTGCAAGCCATCGACGCCAGCGCAACCACATCCGGCGTATGCCAGGGCTTTATTGGTGGTGGAGTGTCGGGCGAAGCGCTGCTGTTGCTCAACGACTCAAGTTTTAAAGAAATTGCCTCTTTGATGAGCTATCAGGGCGAGCTGAACCAAAAAGTTGAGCTTGAGCTGCTGATGGACATTAGCAACATTTTGATAGGTGCCATATTGACCGGTCTGTCAAAACAGCTGGATATGCCATTTAGTCAGGGCCATCCGGTGGTGCTGGGTCAGCACTGCGAAGTCTCTGAACTGGTAAAAGCAAACAAAGCGCGCTGGCAACGTACCTTAGCCATAGAAATTAGTTACGGAATCGAAAATCACGACATCAACTGCGATTTAATGTTGTTGTTTACCGAAGACTCACTTAAAACACTCAAATATAAAGTTGAGTACCTGTTAGAAGATTAG
- a CDS encoding PrkA family serine protein kinase, with protein MSIFEHYQSRYEASQEEEFTIAEYLDICKEDKAAYASAPERLLMAIGEPEMVDTSTDARLSRLFSNRVIARYPAFHEFYGMEDAIEQIVSYLKHAAQGLEEYKQVLYLLGPVGGGKSSIAEKLKYLMQQVPIYAIKDSPVNDHPLSLFNPLEDGELLDKEYGINSRYLKTVMSPWATKRLHEYNGDISKFRVVKRYPSILDQTAIAKTEPGDENNQDISALVGKVDIRKLEHYAQNDPDAYSYSGALCLANQGLMEFVEMFKAPIKVLHPLLTATQEGNYNGTEGISALPFNGIILAHSNESEWQSFKNNKNNEAFLDRVFIVKVPYCLRVSEEVKIYKKLIENSELRSAPCAPGTLETLAKFSTLSRIKEPENSSIYSKMRVYDGESLKDTDPKAKSYQEYRDYAGVDEGMTGLSTRFAFKILSRVFNFDHAEVAANPVHLFYVLEQQIEREQFSAEVQERYLSHLKGYLIPQYVEFIGKELQTAYLESYSEYGQNIFDRYVTYADFWIQDQEYRDPDTGQLFDRAALNAELEKIEKPAGISNPKDFRNEIVNFVLRARAHHNGANPVWTSYEKLRTVIEKKMFSNTEELLPVISFNAKTSAEDQKKHEDFVNRMMEKGYTQKQVRLLSEWYLRVRKSQ; from the coding sequence ATGAGTATATTTGAGCATTACCAGTCCAGATACGAAGCGTCCCAAGAAGAAGAGTTCACCATCGCGGAATATTTGGATATATGTAAAGAAGACAAAGCAGCCTATGCGAGCGCGCCTGAGCGCCTGCTAATGGCAATTGGTGAACCCGAAATGGTCGATACTTCTACAGATGCACGACTTAGTCGCCTTTTCTCGAACCGGGTGATCGCACGTTATCCGGCGTTTCATGAGTTTTACGGCATGGAAGACGCTATTGAGCAAATTGTGTCTTATCTAAAACATGCAGCACAAGGCCTCGAAGAGTACAAACAAGTGCTCTATCTACTGGGCCCTGTGGGTGGTGGTAAGTCATCAATTGCAGAAAAGCTCAAGTACCTTATGCAACAGGTGCCTATATACGCCATTAAAGACTCACCGGTTAACGACCACCCGCTCAGTCTGTTTAATCCGCTCGAAGATGGAGAGCTACTGGATAAAGAGTACGGCATTAATAGTCGTTACCTGAAAACAGTGATGTCGCCGTGGGCAACCAAGCGCCTGCACGAATATAATGGCGACATTTCTAAATTCAGAGTGGTCAAACGCTACCCTTCTATCCTGGACCAAACAGCGATAGCCAAGACAGAGCCTGGTGACGAAAATAACCAGGATATCTCGGCGCTGGTAGGTAAAGTCGACATTCGCAAGCTCGAACATTATGCCCAAAACGATCCGGATGCCTATTCTTATTCAGGCGCCTTGTGTCTGGCTAACCAGGGGTTAATGGAATTTGTTGAAATGTTTAAGGCACCCATCAAGGTGCTACACCCGCTGTTAACTGCCACACAGGAAGGAAATTATAATGGTACCGAGGGTATCTCCGCACTCCCCTTCAATGGCATTATTCTCGCTCACTCCAACGAATCAGAGTGGCAGTCATTTAAGAATAACAAAAACAATGAAGCGTTTTTGGATCGAGTCTTTATTGTTAAAGTGCCCTACTGTTTGCGCGTGTCTGAAGAAGTGAAAATCTACAAAAAACTTATCGAAAACAGTGAGCTTAGATCGGCACCTTGTGCGCCGGGCACGCTTGAGACACTGGCGAAGTTTTCAACCCTGTCGCGTATTAAGGAGCCAGAAAACTCCAGTATTTATTCAAAAATGCGTGTCTATGATGGCGAGAGCCTCAAAGATACAGATCCAAAAGCCAAGTCGTATCAGGAATATCGAGACTACGCGGGTGTCGATGAGGGCATGACTGGCCTGTCGACCCGGTTTGCCTTTAAGATCCTGTCACGTGTATTCAACTTTGACCATGCCGAAGTGGCAGCAAACCCGGTGCATTTATTCTACGTACTGGAGCAGCAAATTGAGCGCGAGCAATTCAGTGCCGAGGTGCAGGAGCGCTACCTGAGTCACCTCAAGGGCTACCTAATCCCGCAATATGTTGAGTTTATCGGTAAAGAACTACAGACAGCTTATCTGGAGTCCTATTCTGAGTATGGGCAAAACATCTTCGACCGCTATGTCACCTATGCCGATTTTTGGATCCAGGATCAGGAATACCGAGATCCGGATACAGGTCAGCTATTCGACAGAGCAGCGCTCAATGCAGAACTGGAAAAGATAGAAAAACCTGCGGGCATTTCGAACCCCAAAGATTTTCGTAATGAAATCGTCAACTTTGTATTGAGAGCCCGTGCTCATCATAATGGTGCAAACCCAGTCTGGACCAGCTATGAAAAGCTCAGAACCGTGATCGAGAAAAAAATGTTCTCTAACACTGAGGAGCTGCTGCCCGTTATCTCTTTCAATGCGAAGACTTCGGCTGAAGATCAGAAAAAACACGAAGACTTTGTCAATCGAATGATGGAAAAAGGCTACACCCAGAAACAAGTCCGCTTACTGTCTGAGTGGTATCTGCGGGTGAGAAAATCTCAATAA
- a CDS encoding sensor domain-containing diguanylate cyclase → MPASDFDMNEIHWLMDMFNTVDVGLVVLDRNYRVCVWNGFMENHSGLLPSAVKDKDVFDLFPSIDEAWFKSKSEPVFVLKNRSFTIWEQQPYIFRFKNYRPITGKADYMYQNATFIPLTTVTGEVAHICVIIYDVTDEAMNKLELEKVNKTLEKMSRTDSLTKLANRGYWEQSLRTEFKRLQRSHGSSSLLMFDIDFFKRINDAYGHSGGDEAIRHISDLLQKTLRETDVAGRYGGEEFAVTLVDTDAEGAKVFAERLRSLIENSVIYYDDKEIKLTVSLGIACCDDNFEKYEQWIEAADTALYHSKENGRNVVTVYDPSMAH, encoded by the coding sequence ATGCCTGCATCTGATTTTGACATGAATGAGATCCATTGGTTAATGGATATGTTTAACACAGTGGATGTTGGCCTGGTCGTGCTGGACAGGAACTATCGAGTGTGTGTTTGGAATGGGTTTATGGAAAACCATTCAGGGTTATTACCAAGCGCCGTGAAAGACAAAGATGTCTTTGATTTATTCCCCAGCATTGATGAAGCCTGGTTTAAAAGTAAATCTGAGCCTGTTTTTGTGCTGAAGAATCGCTCGTTTACGATCTGGGAGCAACAGCCCTACATTTTCCGCTTTAAGAATTATCGGCCGATAACAGGCAAAGCGGATTATATGTATCAGAACGCGACTTTTATTCCATTGACAACCGTGACCGGTGAAGTGGCACACATCTGTGTGATCATATACGACGTTACCGACGAAGCTATGAACAAGCTAGAGCTCGAAAAGGTCAATAAAACGCTTGAGAAAATGAGCCGTACAGACAGCCTGACTAAGCTGGCCAATCGGGGGTACTGGGAGCAAAGCTTAAGAACGGAGTTTAAACGCTTACAGCGCAGTCATGGAAGCAGTAGCTTGCTGATGTTTGACATAGACTTCTTCAAGCGCATCAATGATGCCTATGGTCATAGCGGCGGCGATGAAGCCATCCGCCATATCTCAGATTTGCTGCAAAAGACACTCCGTGAGACAGATGTGGCAGGGCGCTATGGCGGCGAAGAATTTGCGGTCACCCTGGTCGACACAGACGCTGAGGGCGCAAAAGTGTTTGCAGAGAGACTGCGCAGCTTGATTGAAAACTCAGTCATTTATTATGATGACAAAGAGATAAAGCTCACCGTGAGTCTGGGGATTGCTTGCTGTGACGACAATTTCGAAAAATACGAGCAATGGATAGAGGCTGCGGATACTGCACTGTATCATTCAAAGGAAAATGGCCGTAATGTCGTTACTGTTTACGACCCGTCAATGGCGCACTAG
- a CDS encoding GNAT family N-acetyltransferase, with product MQVKTFYQLSHDELFAIFQTRVAVFVVEQACAYQEVDDIDKAPDTLHVFLMHEGALQAYARCYKPDAASCAIGRVLVSAESRGKGVAQSLMTRAIETCRSHYGQLPIKIAAQTYLTQFYQSFGFEPCSEAYLEDGIEHIDMILP from the coding sequence ATGCAAGTTAAAACTTTTTATCAGTTGTCACATGACGAGCTTTTCGCTATTTTTCAGACTCGGGTTGCCGTGTTTGTGGTTGAACAAGCCTGTGCTTACCAGGAAGTGGATGATATCGATAAGGCGCCTGACACCCTCCATGTTTTTTTAATGCACGAAGGTGCGCTCCAGGCCTACGCGCGGTGTTACAAACCAGACGCTGCCTCCTGTGCGATTGGACGTGTGCTGGTGTCAGCTGAAAGTCGGGGCAAGGGGGTTGCGCAATCCCTGATGACCCGGGCGATAGAAACCTGCCGTAGCCACTACGGACAGCTGCCAATCAAGATTGCCGCGCAAACTTATCTTACCCAGTTTTATCAGTCTTTTGGCTTCGAGCCATGTAGTGAGGCGTATCTGGAAGATGGCATTGAACACATAGATATGATCTTGCCTTAG
- a CDS encoding YeaH/YhbH family protein: MAHFIDRRLNGKNKSTLNRQRFIRRYKKQIKEAVSDAINKRSVTDISSGESISIPQRDISEPIFHQGKGGNREHIHPGNDQFTTGDKIQRPPSGQGGGAGEGNASDQGEGQDDFVFSISKDEYLDLLFEDLELPNLQKSQLDKLVQMKTHRAGFCNDGMPSNLDIVRSLKGSVARRIAMTASKRKQLKELEESLALLLQEPVPKQTQIQQLEQEIADLKRKIDAVPFIDNYDLRFRNYEKRPHPTSKAVMFCLMDVSGSMDQATKDMAKRFYILLYQFLTRTYKDIEVVYIRHHTQAKEVDEQEFFYSQETGGTIVSSALKLMDEIIADRYAQGDWNIYAAQASDGDNWADDSPHCTDILTNKLLKVVRYYAYIEITTRAHQSLWREYQGIADTFDNFAMQHIRSVEDIYPIFRELFKKNRQQNAA; this comes from the coding sequence ATGGCACATTTCATCGATCGTCGACTGAATGGCAAGAATAAAAGTACGCTGAATCGTCAGCGCTTTATCAGACGCTACAAGAAACAGATCAAGGAAGCCGTTTCTGACGCCATTAACAAAAGAAGCGTCACTGATATTTCCAGCGGAGAGAGTATATCGATACCGCAGCGGGATATCAGTGAGCCGATTTTTCACCAAGGCAAAGGCGGGAATCGTGAACATATTCACCCAGGTAACGATCAGTTCACGACGGGTGACAAAATACAACGCCCGCCTTCTGGCCAAGGCGGTGGTGCCGGAGAAGGCAACGCCAGTGACCAAGGTGAAGGTCAGGATGATTTTGTCTTTTCTATTTCAAAAGATGAATACCTTGACCTCTTATTTGAGGATCTTGAGTTACCAAACCTGCAAAAGAGCCAACTCGATAAGCTGGTACAAATGAAAACGCATCGTGCCGGCTTTTGTAATGACGGTATGCCCAGTAACCTGGATATTGTGCGCTCTTTGAAAGGCTCAGTTGCGCGGCGAATTGCCATGACAGCCAGTAAACGAAAGCAGCTTAAAGAGTTGGAAGAAAGTCTGGCGCTCCTGTTACAAGAGCCTGTACCTAAGCAAACGCAAATACAGCAACTTGAACAGGAGATAGCTGACCTCAAGCGTAAAATAGACGCAGTGCCCTTTATAGATAACTACGACTTGCGCTTCAGAAACTACGAAAAGCGCCCGCATCCCACCAGCAAGGCAGTCATGTTTTGCCTGATGGATGTGTCTGGCTCGATGGATCAGGCAACTAAAGATATGGCGAAGCGATTCTATATTTTGCTGTATCAGTTCTTAACACGTACCTACAAAGACATCGAAGTTGTTTATATACGACACCACACCCAGGCCAAAGAGGTCGATGAGCAGGAGTTTTTTTACTCTCAGGAAACGGGTGGCACCATAGTGTCGAGTGCATTGAAATTAATGGATGAGATCATTGCCGATCGTTATGCTCAGGGAGACTGGAATATCTATGCTGCGCAAGCGTCAGATGGTGATAACTGGGCGGATGATTCGCCACACTGCACAGACATATTAACGAACAAACTATTGAAAGTGGTGCGTTACTACGCCTATATCGAGATCACCACTCGTGCGCACCAGAGCTTGTGGCGCGAATACCAAGGTATTGCAGACACCTTTGATAACTTCGCCATGCAGCATATTCGGTCGGTCGAAGATATCTATCCGATATTCAGAGAGTTGTTTAAGAAAAACCGACAACAAAACGCAGCTTAA
- a CDS encoding SpoVR family protein, which yields MTYNPLNDGPDWTFDLLEEYQAEIARVAAHYRLDTYPNQIEVITAEQMMDAYSSVGMPIGYAHWSYGKKFIQTEQTYKRGQMGLAYEIVINSDPCIAYLMEENTMPMQALVMAHACYGHNSFFKGNYLFKAWTDASSIIDYLVFAKNYVAKCEQKYGIDEVENLLDSCHALMNYGVDRYKRPQQISLYEEQKRQKEREDYLQSQVNELWRTIPKGKQQDEREDIKFPSEPQENILYFIEKNAPLLESWQREIIRIVRKVSQYFYPQRQTQVMNEGWATFWHYTILNHLYDEGKLSDAFMLEFLQSHTNVVYQPPYNSKFYSGINPYALGFNMMVDIRRICENPTEEDKYWFPEFAGKDWLDTLHFAMENFKDESFVSQFLSPKIMRDFKLFTIIDEEKSPHLEVGAIHDESGYQKVRNSLSAHYNLSNHEPNIQVYNVDIRGDRSLTLRYVPHNKVPLADSKKEVLKHLYRLWGFPVKLEELQDDGTVTTLGQCPQENKEDSL from the coding sequence ATGACATATAACCCGCTTAATGATGGCCCGGATTGGACATTCGACCTGCTTGAAGAGTATCAGGCTGAAATTGCCCGCGTTGCGGCCCATTACAGACTGGATACCTATCCGAATCAGATTGAAGTGATCACCGCCGAGCAAATGATGGATGCATACTCCAGCGTGGGTATGCCCATTGGCTATGCGCACTGGTCTTATGGCAAAAAGTTCATTCAGACTGAGCAAACCTACAAACGTGGTCAAATGGGCCTGGCGTATGAAATTGTGATCAATTCAGACCCCTGTATTGCCTATTTAATGGAAGAAAATACCATGCCTATGCAGGCGTTGGTAATGGCGCATGCATGTTATGGTCACAATTCGTTTTTTAAGGGCAATTACCTGTTTAAAGCCTGGACCGATGCCTCTTCGATTATCGATTACCTGGTCTTTGCTAAGAACTATGTCGCTAAATGTGAGCAAAAATATGGCATAGACGAGGTTGAGAACCTGCTGGACTCTTGCCATGCGCTGATGAACTATGGTGTTGATCGTTACAAACGCCCGCAGCAGATCTCCCTGTATGAAGAACAAAAGCGCCAGAAAGAACGCGAGGACTACTTGCAATCTCAGGTTAACGAACTTTGGCGGACCATTCCAAAGGGCAAACAACAGGACGAACGTGAAGACATTAAGTTCCCCTCTGAACCTCAGGAAAATATTCTCTATTTTATAGAGAAAAACGCCCCCCTGCTGGAGTCCTGGCAACGTGAAATCATCCGTATTGTGCGCAAAGTATCTCAGTATTTTTACCCCCAGAGACAAACTCAGGTGATGAACGAGGGGTGGGCAACATTCTGGCACTATACAATTCTGAATCACCTCTATGACGAAGGTAAGTTAAGCGATGCATTTATGCTGGAGTTTTTACAAAGCCATACTAATGTCGTTTACCAACCCCCTTACAACAGCAAGTTCTATTCGGGCATTAATCCCTACGCACTGGGCTTCAATATGATGGTGGATATTCGCCGCATCTGTGAAAACCCTACCGAAGAAGACAAATACTGGTTTCCTGAATTTGCTGGTAAAGACTGGCTGGATACCTTGCACTTTGCCATGGAGAACTTTAAAGATGAGAGTTTTGTAAGCCAGTTTTTATCGCCGAAGATCATGCGTGATTTTAAGCTCTTTACAATCATTGATGAGGAAAAGTCTCCGCACCTGGAAGTCGGAGCGATCCACGATGAATCCGGCTATCAAAAAGTCAGGAATAGTTTGTCGGCACATTATAATCTCAGTAATCATGAGCCAAATATTCAGGTCTACAACGTGGATATCAGAGGAGATCGTTCACTCACTCTAAGGTATGTACCGCACAACAAGGTCCCCCTTGCTGATTCAAAAAAAGAGGTGCTTAAACATTTGTATCGCTTATGGGGCTTCCCGGTTAAGCTGGAAGAACTTCAGGACGATGGCACAGTCACAACGCTGGGGCAGTGCCCTCAGGAAAACAAAGAAGACTCACTATAG
- the tpx gene encoding thiol peroxidase — MRIISLLAASLLTLANPMQASELPENQVDAGKVSAQGKPVTLLGQGIRVGDTAPDFKVVDGNFVPVTLANYQGKPVMISVVPSLDTGICSLQTKYFNEKVAKEFAGVAMLTISADLPFAQKRFCKTENIDQIDTLSDSVWRDFGAKYGLYIKDMGLLSRAVLILDKNHKVVYKQLVSNLASEPDYQGAIDALKQL, encoded by the coding sequence ATGCGAATCATATCCTTGCTTGCAGCCTCATTACTGACGCTGGCTAATCCAATGCAGGCCAGCGAACTGCCAGAAAACCAGGTCGACGCTGGCAAAGTCAGTGCTCAGGGTAAGCCTGTCACTCTGCTGGGTCAGGGCATTCGAGTGGGTGACACCGCCCCTGATTTCAAGGTGGTCGATGGCAATTTTGTGCCTGTTACTTTAGCTAACTATCAGGGTAAGCCAGTCATGATCAGCGTGGTACCCAGCCTGGATACCGGGATCTGCAGCTTACAAACTAAGTACTTTAACGAAAAAGTGGCAAAAGAGTTTGCCGGTGTTGCGATGCTGACAATCAGCGCCGACTTGCCATTTGCTCAAAAGCGCTTTTGTAAAACAGAAAACATCGACCAGATTGATACGCTATCAGATTCAGTATGGCGCGATTTCGGTGCTAAATATGGACTGTATATCAAAGATATGGGGTTGTTGAGCAGAGCGGTTCTGATCTTAGATAAAAATCACAAAGTGGTATACAAGCAGCTTGTTAGCAACCTGGCCAGCGAGCCGGACTACCAGGGTGCCATCGACGCACTTAAACAGCTCTAA
- a CDS encoding sporulation protein: MFKKLLASVGIGAAKVDTILETEHLHPGQKFQAQIVVLGGDVEQEISGLELALMTKVKVEGENGEYYASQVIEKWRVGSQFTIAPGEKKVIPFEARLHSETPITEINAPYNHSYVWLETGLDIDLALDPSDKDLLHIYPNEAVKNCLLAMEKLGFRMVKADVERGYLKASNFQSVSGCYQEIEYRPASTSLFGLQEVELSFVPEAHRTHVLIELDRAFRGDGYVDLTIEHDHVNLSQLCDQLERLFA, from the coding sequence ATGTTTAAAAAGCTCTTGGCATCCGTAGGTATTGGTGCCGCGAAAGTAGATACAATTTTAGAAACAGAACACCTGCATCCTGGCCAGAAATTCCAGGCGCAGATCGTGGTTCTGGGTGGCGATGTAGAGCAAGAGATCAGTGGCTTAGAGTTAGCACTGATGACGAAAGTGAAGGTCGAGGGCGAAAATGGCGAATACTACGCAAGCCAGGTCATTGAAAAGTGGCGTGTTGGCAGTCAGTTCACCATAGCACCCGGCGAGAAAAAAGTGATCCCATTTGAAGCGCGGTTGCATTCTGAAACACCGATCACGGAAATTAATGCACCGTATAACCACAGCTATGTTTGGCTGGAAACTGGCTTAGATATTGACCTGGCGTTAGATCCAAGCGATAAGGATCTGCTTCATATATACCCCAATGAAGCGGTTAAAAACTGCTTACTGGCAATGGAGAAACTTGGCTTTAGGATGGTTAAAGCAGACGTTGAGCGTGGTTATTTGAAAGCGTCGAATTTTCAGTCAGTCTCTGGCTGTTATCAGGAAATTGAGTATCGTCCTGCCAGTACATCTTTGTTTGGTCTGCAGGAAGTTGAATTGTCATTTGTCCCGGAAGCACACCGTACCCATGTACTGATTGAGCTCGACAGAGCTTTTCGTGGCGATGGGTATGTCGACCTGACCATTGAGCATGACCACGTTAACCTGTCTCAGTTGTGCGACCAGCTCGAAAGGCTATTCGCCTGA
- a CDS encoding Grx4 family monothiol glutaredoxin — METIEKIKQQIAENPIILYMKGSPKLPNCGFSSQASQALMACGEQFAYVDILLNPDIRAELPHYANWPTFPQLWVEGELIGGCDIIIEMFQKGELQPLIAETAAKYKEDDAEKAE; from the coding sequence ATGGAAACCATTGAAAAGATTAAACAGCAAATCGCAGAGAATCCGATCATCCTATATATGAAAGGATCGCCCAAGTTACCTAACTGCGGTTTTTCTTCGCAGGCATCTCAAGCGCTCATGGCGTGTGGCGAGCAGTTTGCTTACGTCGATATTTTGCTTAACCCGGACATTCGTGCTGAGCTGCCTCATTATGCTAACTGGCCGACTTTTCCGCAGTTGTGGGTTGAGGGTGAGCTGATCGGTGGATGTGACATTATCATCGAGATGTTCCAAAAGGGTGAGTTGCAGCCACTGATTGCTGAAACTGCCGCGAAATATAAGGAAGACGACGCTGAAAAAGCGGAGTGA